The Thermococcus sp. M36 genome contains the following window.
TTCTTGTGAGTCATGATGAGCTGGAGATCATCACCAGCGTAAGCCACGTAGAAGTCGATTATAGTGCCTTCTTCTTTTGCCTTCGCCAGAACTTCTTCAG
Protein-coding sequences here:
- a CDS encoding fructose 1,6-bisphosphatase, whose amino-acid sequence is MAIGEKITISVIKADIGGWPGHSRVHPQLIEAAEEVLAKAKEEGTIIDFYVAYAGDDLQLIMTHK